The DNA segment GTCCTCTGCGGCGGCACGTCCGCCCTCGTGAAGGCCGCGTTCCAGACGCTCGTCGACGCGGGCTACCAGCCCGAGGTCGCCTACTTCGAGTGCCTCCACGAGCTGAAGCTCATCGTCGACCTGATGTACCGCGGCGGCCTGAACTACATGCGCTACTCGATCAGCGACACGGCCGAGCACGGCGACTACACCGCCGGCCCGCGCATCGTGACGGACGCGACGCGCAAGGAGATGAAGAAGATCCTCGAGGAAATCCAGGAGGGCGTCTACGCCGAGAACTGGATCGCCGAGAACCGCGCGGGCCGCCCGAACTTCGAGGCGACGCGCGAGAAGGAGCGCACGCAGCTCCTCGAGACGGTCGGCGCCGAGCTGCGCGAGAAGATGCCGTTCCTGCAGCCCGTCGTGATCGGGAAGGTGGCCTGACCATGCACGCGGAGGGCGACGTTCGGCCGCGCATCGCGATCTTCGACACGACGCTCCGGGACGGCGAGCAGGCGCCGGGCTTCTCGATGCGCGAGGCGGAAAAGGTGCGCCTCGCCGTGAAGCTCGACGAGCTGGGAGTGGACATCCTCGAAGCCGGATTCCCGATCGCCTCGGAGGACGACTTCTCGGGCGTCCGCGCCGTCGCGAAGGCCGTCCGCCGGCCCGTGGTGGCCGCGCTCGCGCGCGCCGTGGACGCCGACGTGGACCGCGCGCTCCAGGCGCTCGATGGCTGCGCGCGGCCGCGCCTTCACACGTTCATCGCGACGTCGGACCTCCACCTCGAGCACAAGCTCCACATGTCGCGCGGCCAGGCCCTCGAGGCCGCGGCCCGCGCCGTCGCCCGCGCGCGGCGGCACGTCGACGACGTGGAGTTCTCGGCCGAGGACGCGACGCGGAGCGACGTCGACTACCTCGTCGCGGTCGTGACGGCCGTGATCCAGGCCGGCGCGACGACCGTGAACCTTCCGGACACCGTCGGCTACTCGACGCCCGACGAGATCTACAAGTTCTTCACGGCGATTCGGACACGCACGCGCGGCGCGGAGCGCGTCGTCTTCTCCGCGCACTGCCACAACGACCTCGGCCTCGCCGTCGCGAACAGCCTCGCGGCGATCGAGGCGGGCTGCCGCCAGATCGAATGCACGGTGAACGGCGTCGGCGAGCGCGCGGGCAACGCGTCCCTCGAGGAGATCGTCATGACGCTCCGCGTGCGGCCCGACAAGCTGCCGTTCACGACGGGGATCGTCCCGGGCCAGATCTACTCGGCGAGCCAGCTCCTCACGGAGCTCACGGGCGAGGCCGTCCAGGCGAACAAGGCGATCGTCGGCCGCAACGCGTTCGCGCACGAGGCCGGCATCCACCAGGACGGCATCCTCAAGGACCGCCGGACGTACGAGATCATGCGGCCCGAGGACGTCGGCGTCCCGAAAACGACGATGGTCCTCGGCAAGCACTCCGGCCGCCACGCGCTGAAGGCGCGGTGCGAGGCGCTCGGGATCGTCCCGGCCCGCCACGAGCTCGACGACCTCTACAGGCGCATGATCGCGCTGGCGGATCGGCAGAAAGTGGTTCACGACCGGGATCTCGTCTCGCTCTGGTCCGCGATGAAACGCGTGCCCGCGGCGCGAGCCGCGTCCGTCCACCCGCACCCGTCCTCGGCCCGGCCCGCGGCGGCGGCTCTGAGGGCTGAGGACGTTCCGGCCGCCGAAGAGGCCGGCTACGGCTACGGAGTCTGAGTGGGGAAGCGCGCGCGCATCGCGGTTCTGCCGGGCGACGGCATCGGCCCGGAGGTGACGGCGGGAGCCGTCGCCGTTCTGAAGGCGGTGGAAGCGCGCTTCGGGCACACGTTCGTCTTCTCGGAGTGGCTCCTCGGCGCGCGCGCCCTGCGCGAGAAGGGGACGCCGCTTCCGGAGGACACGCTCGTCGCGTGCCGTGACGCGGACGCGGTTCTCATGGGCGCGGTGGGCGACCCCGCGTACGATCTCGCACCGTACGACCAGCGGCCCGAGTACGGCCTCCTCCAGCTTCGAAAGGCCCTGGGCGTCTACGCGAACATCCGCCCCGCGCGCCTCTACAAGGCGCTCGCGGACGCGGGCCCGCTCAAGCCCGAGGTCGCGCGCGGCCTCGACCTCGTCGTGGTGCGCGAGCTGACCGGCGGCCTCTACTTCGGCACGCCGCGCTCGATCGACCTCGCGGCAGGCACGGCCGTGAACACGCTTCCCTACACGCGGCCCGAGATCGAGCGCATCGCCGAGATGGCGTTCCGCCTCGCGGCGACGCGCCGGAACAAGGTCACGTCCGTCGACAAGTCGAACGTCCTCGAGACGTCGCGGCTCTGGCGCGCCGTCACGACGGAAGTCGGCAAGCGCCACCCGGACGTGACGCTCGAGCACCAGCTCGTGGATTCGTGCGCGATGAACCTCGTGCTCTTCCCGTCGGCGTTCGACGTCCTCGTGACGGAGAACCTCTTCGGGGACATCCTGTCGGACGAGTGCGGCGCGCTCGTGGGCTCGCTCGGCCTCCTGCCGTCCGCGAGCCTCGGCGACGGGCCGGGACTCTTCGAGCCCGTGCACGGCTCCGCGCCGCAGATCGCGGGGCGCGACCTCGCGAACCCGATCGGCGCGATCGCGACGGCGGCGATGCTGCTCGGCGACGGGCTGGGCCTGCACGAGGAGGCCGCCGCCGTGCACCGGGCGATCGAGGCCGCGCTCGAAAAGGGCGCGCGCACGGCGGACCTGGCGCAGAAGGGCGTACGCGCGCTCGGGACGCGCGAGATGACGCGGGCGATCGCCGACGAGGTGGCGGCCGCGACGACGACGATGGAAACGGCGCCGGGCCGCGAGGCGGCCTGCGGCGCGCCGCAGTGAGGGTGTGATGGGAATGGAATCGAAATGGATCTGGAAAGACGGCGACTTCGTCCGCTACGAGGACGCGACGCTGCACTTCCTCACGCCCGGCCTCCACTACGGGATCGGCGTCTTCGAAGGGATCCGCTGCTACCAGACGAAGGCCGGCCCCGCCGTCTTCCGCCTGCCCGAGCACATCCGCCGCTTGCGGCTCTCGGCGAAGGCCCTCGGCTTCGACACCCTGCCGTTCTCCGAGGAGGAGCTGATCGAGGCGACGAAGGAGACTGTCTCGAGGAACGGGTTCACCGAATGCTACCTGCGCCCGATGATCTGGCTCGACGCCGGCGGCTGGAACCTGAACCTCGACGGCGGGAAGCCCGCGATCGGCATCGCGGCCTGGGAGTGGAAGAACTACCTCGGCGCCGCGGCGCTCGAGAAGGGCGTGCGCGCGAACGTGTCGTCTTACACGCGCCACCACCCGAACGTCTCGATGACGAAGGCGAAGATCAGCGGCAACTACGTGAACAGCTTCCTCGCGAAGACGGAGTCCGTCCGGCTCGGGTTCGACGAGGCAATCATGCTGGACCCCTCCGGCTACGTCGCCGAGTGCACGGGCGCGAACCTCTTCGTCGTCAAGGACGACAGGATCGTCACCACGCCGTCCGCCCCCATCCTCGAGGGGATCACGCGCGACACGCTCTTGACCCTCGCAAAGGAGCTCGGCTACGAGGTCGTCGAACAGACGATCGCGCGCGACCAGCTCTACATGGCCGACGAGGTCTTCGTGTGCGGCACCGCCGCCGAGGTGGTGGCGCTCCGGGAGATCGACTTCCGGACGATCGGCACGGGGGCCGCCGGCCCCGTCACGCTCGCGCTCCAGAAGGCGTACCACGCGACCGTGCGCGGCGCGCATGCGCGTTCGAAGGAGTGGTGCACGCCCGTGCGCGATCTGCGCGAGGCGCGGCGCTATCCCGCCCCGGTCCGGCTCGTCCGCGGCCGGCGCCGCTGAAGCCGCGGGTCCGTCCGTGAAACGCGCGAAGACGGGAGAGGAGTACCTCGAGCGGATCCTCTCCGCGCGCGTCTACGACGTCGCGATGGAGACGCCGCTCGACGTCGCGCCGCTGCTCTCGCGCCGCACGGGACACACGGTCCTCCTCAAGCGCGAGGACCTCCAGCCGGTCCACTCGTTCAAGCTGCGCGGCGCGTACAACAAGATGGCGCGGCTCACGCCGGCGGCGCTCCGCCGCGGCGTGATCGCGGCCTCGGCCGGCAATCACGCCCAGGGCGTCGCGCTCGCCGCGCAGCGTCTCGGGTGCTCCGCGACGATCGTCATGCCCGTCACGACGCCGCGCATCAAGGTGGACGCGGTGAAGAGCCGCGGCGCGCGCGTCGTCCTGACGGGCGACTCGTACGACGAGGCATACGCGGAGGCGAGGCGGATCGCCCGCGCCGAGAGGCGCACGTTCGTCCACCCGTACGACGACCCGGACGTCATCGCGGGGCAGGGCACGGTCGGCATGGAGATCCTCCGCCAGCATCCGGGCGGCGTCGACGCGATCTTCGTCGCCATCGGCGGCGGCGGGCTCGCGGCGGGCGTCGCGGCGTACGTGAAGCGGATCAGCCCGAAGACGAAGATCATCGGCGTCGAGCCGGTGGACTCGGACGCGATGTGGCAGTCGCTGCGCGCCGGCCGCCGCGTGCGCCTCGACCGCGTCGGCCTCTTCGCGGACGGCGTCGCGGTGAAGCAGGTCGGCAAGGAGACCTTCCGCCTCTGCCGCGACCTTCTCGACGAGGTCGTGCGCGTGGACACCGACGCGATCTGCGCGGCGATCAAGGACGTCTTCGAGGACACGCGCTCGATCCTCGAGCCGGCGGGCGCCCTCGCGGTCGCGGGGCTCAAGGCGTGGGCGGAGAAGCGGAAGACGACAAAGGCAAGACGCTCGTCGCCGTCGCGTGCGGCGCGAACATGAACTTCGACCGGCTGCGCTTCGTCGCCGAGCGCGCGCAGCTCGGCGAGAAGCGCGAGGCGATCCTCGCGGTCACGATCCCCGAGCGTCCGGGCTCCTTCCGCGAGTTCTGCGCGGTCGTCGGGCGGCGCAGCATCACGGAGTTCAACTACCGGTACGCCGACGCGAGGGACGCGCACGTCTTCGTCGGCGTCGAGGTCGAGAACCCGCGCCAGACGGCGGCGCTCATCGCGGCGCTGCGGCGAAAGGGTCTCCCCGTCCTCGACCTCTCCGAGAACGAGATGGCGAAGCTCCACGTGAGGCACCTCGTGGGCGGCCGCGCGCCCGCGGCGCGCGACGAGCGTCTGCTGCGGTTCGAGTTCCCGGAGCGGCCCGGCGCGCTCCTGAACTTCCTCGACCACCTCAGGAGCGACTGGAACATCAGCCTCTTCCACTACCGCAACCACGGCGCGGACTACGGCCGCGTCCTCGCGGGCATCCAGGTGCCGAAGAAGGACGACGCGAAGTTCCGCCGCTTCCTCTCCGAGCTCGGCTACCGCCACACGGACGAGACGAAGAACCCGGCGTACCGGCTGTTCCTCCTCTGGGGGGGGGGGGGGTAGGTCGGTGGCTGAGGCCGGCGGCGCGAGCAGCCCGGGCCGTCGGCGCCGCCGTGACATTGACGACCAGACTGCGTGAGGGGGTGCCGAGGGCCGGGCCGGCAGCAGGCGGCCAGAAAGCAGCGAGGAGGGGAGAGGAGGCGGGGGATCCGTAGATGCCGCCGGGGGGGCCGGGCTTCCCGCAACCTCCGGAGCGCGAAGGCGGCACCGGCAGCCACAGGCTCGTAACCCGACAGAACGCGTCCGGCCTGAACGCAGGGCCGCAGAGGGCGAGGAGTCGTCAGGCGAGGGCGACCGCCCCGAGCCCTGGCTCCTCAGGCGGCTTCTGCACTGTCTCCTTGATCTCCGATCCCCACGTCGAGTGCGGGATCGCGAAGATGAGGAGCGTCGTGACGGCGGCGGCGAGGATCTCGATGCGGGCGGGGCGGCCGGGGCGCTGGACGAGGATCGCCCCCGCCCAGAAGAGGCCGGCGATGAGCGTCTTGTTGTCCGTGAGGTCCCAGCCGAACGGCACGCCCGTCCAGTACGCGTCGAACGCGGCCTTTTGGACGATCGGTCCGAGGATGAAGCCGCCGACGGCGATGAGCCCGAACGTGATCCAGGCGAGGCGGCGGGTGGGCGCGCCCGCGAGCGCCGCGAGGCCCGCGGCCGTGGAGAAGAGCATCCCGAGGAACATGCAGAGAACGTGCGGGACGAGGATTGCCGTGGCGACGTCGCCCTTGAAGCGCGTGACAGCGGGGCGCGGCGGGAAGACCGCCGTCTCGCCGCCCTTCGCGAGGCGAACCTGGTACTCGAGCTTGCCCGCGGGCGGCTGATGGGGGAGCGCGGCGATGAGGTCGGCACCCGCGCGCGCCATCGGGAGGACCGTCCAGTCGTCGTTCGTCGGATAGCGGCGGAACGCCACCGCACCCGTGAGAGCGGCGTCCGGAGCCGCGACGCGGACGGGCTGGTCGCCCGGCCCGCCGTGCGTGCGCGTGAGCTTCAGGTCGATCGAAGTCCCGCCGACGGCGACGCGCCCGCTCACCGGGTACGTCGGTCCGGAGCGGCGCTGCCAGACGGCGGAGGCGAGCGTGATGACGAGCGCGAGGACGAAACGGACGGCAGGCTTCTTCACGCCGTCCGATTTACCGGGACGCCGCCTCCGCGTCAATGAAGCAGCCGGACGGGGACGCCCCGTCCGGCGGGTGTTCGCTTTCTCAGCGTTCGGCCGCCCAGCGGCCGGAACCTCAATGCATCCGCTTGATCTTGGGCTCGGTGCGCGGCGCGCGGGCCTTCAGGACCCTGCGCTCGGGGTGCGTCGGGCGGTCGACGCCGTGGCCGAGCACCTCGAGGAGGTCGGACGTCGTGATGATGCCGACGAGGTGCGGCGTGCGGCCGGGCTGGACGACCGGAAGGCAGCCGATGCTTCGGCCGCGCATGAGGTTCGCGGCCTGGCGGATGGACATTTCCGGGTCGGCGGTGACGACGTTCGTCGACATGACCTCCGCCACGCGGTGGTTGCGGCGGAACCCGTCCTCTTTCGCGGCTCCGAGGTCGTGGGACGACACGATGCCGACGAGAGCGGCCTCGTCGTCACGCACGACGAGATGGTGGACGTTCAGCGCCTTCATGCTGGCATAGGCGGTTTCCGCGGACTCGGCGGCGCTGATCGTCCTCACGTGCGGGGTCATCACGTCCTGTACGCGCATGGACCCTCCTTGGCGGCGCGCTCGGCGCGCCTGCTTCCGTTGGGAAGGTGGGTCCGCGCGGCCGTCCGCGCATGGAGCAGATGAATCAGGGCGGGCGGCGGCTACCGGGATGCCGTCTTCACCGCCTTGCCGTGCAGGACCTCGCCGGCCTTGACCTGGGCCTGGCGGGACATGTCGATCGACTCCCCGAGGATGCGGGCCATCTCCTGCGGAGCGTGGAAGCCCATCGAGTTCTCGGCGGCCACCATGTCGAGGCGCCATTGAGCGGCGCGCTGCAGCTCCCCCAGCTCCTTGATGGCCGGATCCTTGTCCACGACGGCCCGCCACGCGGCCAGCAGGTTGGCTTTCGTCTCGGCGGCCAGCTTCTTGTCCTGGTCTTCCTTGCCGAGCTTCGCGAAGTCCGCGTTCTTTTCGAGCGTCTCCTTCGCCTTCGCGGCGGCCGCGGGGCGGTTCTGGTCGTCGTACGGCTTCCGGACGGCGACGATCGCGTCGATCATGGCGACGGCCGCCTGGCCCGCGCGCGACATGAGGGCGAAGTGGCGGTCCTGAATGGCCTCGACGCGGCTCTTGAGCTCCTCGTCGCTGTATGGGTGGCAGGTGGCGCAGGAGCGGTTCGCCGAGAGGAGGGGGCTCCTCACCCAGTGCTCGGAGATCTTCTGGGCGCCGTCGCGGCGGTAGGACATGTGGCAGT comes from the Acidobacteriota bacterium genome and includes:
- the leuB gene encoding 3-isopropylmalate dehydrogenase; the protein is MPGDGIGPEVTAGAVAVLKAVEARFGHTFVFSEWLLGARALREKGTPLPEDTLVACRDADAVLMGAVGDPAYDLAPYDQRPEYGLLQLRKALGVYANIRPARLYKALADAGPLKPEVARGLDLVVVRELTGGLYFGTPRSIDLAAGTAVNTLPYTRPEIERIAEMAFRLAATRRNKVTSVDKSNVLETSRLWRAVTTEVGKRHPDVTLEHQLVDSCAMNLVLFPSAFDVLVTENLFGDILSDECGALVGSLGLLPSASLGDGPGLFEPVHGSAPQIAGRDLANPIGAIATAAMLLGDGLGLHEEAAAVHRAIEAALEKGARTADLAQKGVRALGTREMTRAIADEVAAATTTMETAPGREAACGAPQ
- a CDS encoding 2-isopropylmalate synthase, translated to MHAEGDVRPRIAIFDTTLRDGEQAPGFSMREAEKVRLAVKLDELGVDILEAGFPIASEDDFSGVRAVAKAVRRPVVAALARAVDADVDRALQALDGCARPRLHTFIATSDLHLEHKLHMSRGQALEAAARAVARARRHVDDVEFSAEDATRSDVDYLVAVVTAVIQAGATTVNLPDTVGYSTPDEIYKFFTAIRTRTRGAERVVFSAHCHNDLGLAVANSLAAIEAGCRQIECTVNGVGERAGNASLEEIVMTLRVRPDKLPFTTGIVPGQIYSASQLLTELTGEAVQANKAIVGRNAFAHEAGIHQDGILKDRRTYEIMRPEDVGVPKTTMVLGKHSGRHALKARCEALGIVPARHELDDLYRRMIALADRQKVVHDRDLVSLWSAMKRVPAARAASVHPHPSSARPAAAALRAEDVPAAEEAGYGYGV
- a CDS encoding CBS domain-containing protein — its product is MRVQDVMTPHVRTISAAESAETAYASMKALNVHHLVVRDDEAALVGIVSSHDLGAAKEDGFRRNHRVAEVMSTNVVTADPEMSIRQAANLMRGRSIGCLPVVQPGRTPHLVGIITTSDLLEVLGHGVDRPTHPERRVLKARAPRTEPKIKRMH
- a CDS encoding branched-chain amino acid transaminase gives rise to the protein MGMESKWIWKDGDFVRYEDATLHFLTPGLHYGIGVFEGIRCYQTKAGPAVFRLPEHIRRLRLSAKALGFDTLPFSEEELIEATKETVSRNGFTECYLRPMIWLDAGGWNLNLDGGKPAIGIAAWEWKNYLGAAALEKGVRANVSSYTRHHPNVSMTKAKISGNYVNSFLAKTESVRLGFDEAIMLDPSGYVAECTGANLFVVKDDRIVTTPSAPILEGITRDTLLTLAKELGYEVVEQTIARDQLYMADEVFVCGTAAEVVALREIDFRTIGTGAAGPVTLALQKAYHATVRGAHARSKEWCTPVRDLREARRYPAPVRLVRGRRR